DNA sequence from the Bradyrhizobium sp. CIAT3101 genome:
TCCTCAACGCTGACGGCTCCTTCAGCTACATCGCCAATGCAGCCGTCGATGCGCTCCATTCCGGCGACCATATCAGCGATCAGTTCAGCTACACCGTCGATGACGGACAGGGCCATCAGGCCACGACGACGCTGACGATCAACATCACAGGCGCCGATGACAATCCCCTCATCACCGCGGCCAGTGCCAGCGGATCGGTGACCGAGGACGCCGGTCCTGCTTCCATCATCAACGGTGATTTCGAGACCGGCGATCTCACCGGATGGACCGCCAGCGGCTCGCACATCCATGTCTTGAACTACGAGTTAGGCGGCAGCTTCGGACACTTCTCGGCACAGCTTGCCCCGACCAGCAGCGCGGAGACACTCTCTCAGGCGATCGCGACGACGCCCGGGCAGCATTACTTCGTCAGCTTCGACATCATCGGCGATCCCGAAGGGTTCGGCACGCCGCTCACGGTGACGTGGGACGATGCCGTCGTGCCGCTGCTTTCGGTCAGCAATATCGAGCCGGGCGTCCATCATTATGCATTCGAGGTCGCCGGTGACCCCACGCTGTCGACTTCGACGCTGCAATTCACCTATGCCGACGATGGCGACGGAATGATCCTGGATTCCGTCAATGTCAGCCCTGCGACGGGTCCGGCAACCGAGGCCACCGCAGGCTCGATCTCGTTCTCCGATGCCGAGATCGGCGACACCCACACCGCGAGTTTTGCGCCCGCGGGCGGTGGTTATCTCGGCACGTTCTCGCTCGATCCGCTCAGCGAGTCCGGAGGAACGGGATCGGTCGGCTGGCACTTCACGGTGAACAACGCCGACATCCAGTTCCTGGCACAGGGCCAGACGCTGACCCAGGACTATTTCGTCACGATCGACGATGGTCATGGCGGTACGGCCACGCAGGATGTCACGGTGACCCTCGACGGCACCAATGACGCGCCGACCGCGGTCGGCGAAACCGTGGTCACGGATGTCGGTGCCGGAGGCTCCGTCGCGATACCCGGTTGGGCGCTGGCCCTGAACGACACCGACCCCGATACGACGGACCACCTCGCGCTCGGCGCGATCACGGCGAGCTCGGGCGGCAGCGCAAGCGCAACCTTGGGTCAGGCGTCTTTCACCGACGATGCTACGCCCGGCGGTTCGTTCGACTACACGGCTTCGGACGGGATGACGACATCGGCCAACACTGCAACCGCGACCATCATCAACAACGCTGCCGGCGCCTCAGTGCTGAACGGGACCGGCGGCGATGACATCCTCATCGCCACCAACGGGACCGAGGCTCTGAATGGCGGCGCAGGCAACGACGTCCTGATCGGAACGCCGGCCGGTCATGTCATGACCGGCGGCAGCGGCAACGATACTTTCGCCTTCCTCCAGCCGCCGACCGCGCCCGGCCAGATCACCGACTTCAACACCACCACCGAGCACGATCGCATCGCGATCTCGGCGAGCGGCTTCGGCGGCGGCCTGACGGCTGGCATGGACGTGACGTCGATATTCGAAAGCTCGGCCGACGACACGTTCACCGGCGCGGCCGAATTCCACTTCGATACGGCCAACCAGACGCTCTATTTCAGCGCGGACGGGACGCAAGGCTCGGCGCATGCGATCGTCGCAGTCCAGGCCGCGGCGGTGATCAATCCGCATGACATCCTGATCGTGTAGCCGTCGCCGCACCGGCCTTGCGAACCGGGCGCGGGCTCCGCAAGGGGTCCGCGCTTTTTTGCGGGCCGGCGGCGCTTGCAATCGGTCTCATTCCAAAGTCATAAGCGGTGCGACGCCGGGCGGCTTGAACTGGCCGGCGTTCGCCCGCACAATGCAGCTGGTCTTTGGCTTTCACGAATTGCCAATCCGAACAAGAACATAGACAAGAATTGAGGAAGACGCGCGTGGGACATGGACTGAAGGCCGCAATGACCCTGGCGGCTGCGCTTTGGGTCGCGCCGGCGACCGCCGGCTGGGAACCGACCAAACCCGTCGAGATCGTGGTGGCGGCGGGCGCAGGCGGCGCCTCCGATCAGATGGCGCGGATGATGCAGGCCGCGATCCAGAAGAACAATCTGATGAAGCAGCCCATTGTGGTCTCGCTCAAGGGCGGCGCGTCCGGCGCGGAAGCGCTGATGTACATGAAGTCCAGCGAGGGCGATCCGAACAAGGTGCTGATCGCCTATTCGCTGATCTACATGCTGCCGCTGTCGGCCAAGATCCCGTTCAACTGGCGTGAGCTGACCCCGGTCTCGGTGATCGCGCTCGACCAGTTCGTGCTGTGGGACAACAGCGCGGGACCGAAGACGGTGAAGGAGTTCGTCGACGCCGCGAAAGCGGCGAGCGCCCCGTTCAAGATGGGCGGCACCGGCTCCAAGCGTGAGGATCACGTGTTGACCGTGTTCCTGGAGCAGAAGACCGGCGCGAAATTCTCCTATCTGCCCTACAAGTCCGGCGGCGAGGCCGCGACCCAGCTGGTCGGCAACCACACCGAATCCAACGTCAACAACCCGAGCGAAAATCTCGAGGTCTGGCGTGCCGGCCAGGTGCGGCCGCTCTGCGTGTTCGACAAGGAGCGCATCTCCTACACCGGCAAGGTGACCGACACGCAGTCCTGGGCCGACATCCCGACCTGCAAGGAGGAGGGCGTCGACGTCCAGTATCTGATGCTGCGCGCGATGTTCCTGCCCGGCAAGGTCACGCCGGAGCAGCAGGCGTTCTATGTCGAGCTGTTCCACAAGGTGACG
Encoded proteins:
- a CDS encoding tripartite tricarboxylate transporter substrate-binding protein, which encodes MTLAAALWVAPATAGWEPTKPVEIVVAAGAGGASDQMARMMQAAIQKNNLMKQPIVVSLKGGASGAEALMYMKSSEGDPNKVLIAYSLIYMLPLSAKIPFNWRELTPVSVIALDQFVLWDNSAGPKTVKEFVDAAKAASAPFKMGGTGSKREDHVLTVFLEQKTGAKFSYLPYKSGGEAATQLVGNHTESNVNNPSENLEVWRAGQVRPLCVFDKERISYTGKVTDTQSWADIPTCKEEGVDVQYLMLRAMFLPGKVTPEQQAFYVELFHKVTQTAEYKDYMEKQALKPIFLTGKDMVQFLEEDDAQNKALMTEAGFVAK